From Pagrus major chromosome 6, Pma_NU_1.0, one genomic window encodes:
- the tnfrsf1b gene encoding LOW QUALITY PROTEIN: tumor necrosis factor receptor superfamily member 1B (The sequence of the model RefSeq protein was modified relative to this genomic sequence to represent the inferred CDS: deleted 1 base in 1 codon) yields the protein MKGILVLLVLLNTQTTKVCSQPYQADSNGKCRNQTTEYLLDGSNLCCKKCPPGMRLKQECSETNETECERCPMGQYLEKWNFSPNCLSCNKCKSNKGLRYVQNCSITSRSKCGCQPGRYCIIGSEGQYCQECSRHKKCNAGYGVSVQGTANTNVICERCPNGTFSDTASYTDRCRPHTDCHGRVVVRKGDATSDNVCKRQDIRSNTQPQSPTKDPHIGVQSSDSKTQRGPTNSTPSISTSVSEAGFNQSTKSPPPSTASDNTLAAILSTVGVMLLCIAIILLFCWKKHWKKDPAKFHPKVDANGNCEIGDKINPGYLGEAQLTSFTETSPEQHCLLVKGEAYSDQSQSSSSTEASTRTDGCSSFESIGPLQSTVALQDPHCALSEPMPLLSNIDPVNPQTSIPTQYSSQPTSPQITTPPATSPQFNVNINIHIGNGSGGTTPVTPTDLMHVDSKLPFGVDSKLPFGVDSKLPFGEEEQSFSIPQQEAGKQSLTSVQETASYSS from the exons ATGAAGGGCATACTCGTACTGCTGGTTCTCTTGAATACCCAAACTACCAAG GTCTGCTCTCAGCCCTATCAGGCAGACTCAAATGGAAAGTGTCGCAACCAAACAACAGAGTATCTATTAGACGGTTCTAACCTGTGCTGCAAGAAATGCCCCCCTG GAATGCGACTGAAACAAGAATGCTCCGAAACAAACGAGACTGAGTGTGAACGCTGTCCGATGGGACAGTACTTGGAGAAATGGAACTTCTCTCCAAACTGCTTATCCTGTAACAAATGCAAATCAA ATAAAGGTCTGCGGTATGTTCAGAACTGCTCCATTACCTCAAGGTCCAAGTGTGGGTGCCAGCCTGGGAGGTACTGCATCATTGGATCTGAGGGGCAGTACTGCCAAGAATGTAGCAGGCACAAGAAATGCAATGCTGGTTATGGAGTATCTGTACAAG GGACAGCTAACACAAATGTGATTTGTGAACGGTGCCCCAATGGGACCTTCTCTGATACGGCCTCCTACACGGATCGCTGTCGGCCTCATACAGA TTGTCATGGGAGGGTTGTTGTCAGAAAAGGTGATGCTACCTCAGACAACGTGTGTAAACGTCAGGACATAAGATCCAACACACAGCCCCAAAGCCCAACAAAAGACCCTCATATTG GAGTGCAGTCCTCAGACTCAAAGACTCAACGTGGGCCGACAAACTCCACACCGTCTATCAGCACCTCTGTTTCAGAGGCAGGGTTCAACCAATCAACAAAAAGCCCACCACCAAGCACAGCATCTGACAACACACTTG CTGCAATCCTTTCGACTGTTGGAGTTATGCTTCTTTGCATTGCCATCATTCTGCTGTTCTGTTGgaaaaaacactggaagaaaG ACCCTGCGAAATTTCACCCTAAAGTGGATGCAAATGGAAATTGTGAGATTGGTGATAAA ATTAATCCAGGTTATTTGGGGGAAGCACAGCTGACTTCATTCACAGAAACCTCCCCAGAACAGCATTGTCTGCTGGTGAAAGGGGAAGCCTACAGTGACCAGAGTCAGTCCAGTAGCAGTACTGAAGCTTCAACCAGAACAGACGGCTGCAGCAGCTTTGAGTCCATCGGCCCTTTGCAGTCCACCGTAGCTCTTCAGGATCCACACTGTGCTTTGTCTGAGCCCATGCCTTTACTTTCAAACATAGATCCTGTTAATCCCCAGACCAGCATCCCCACACAGTACTCCTCTCAGCCCACCAGCCCACAGATCACC ACCCCCCCGGCCACCAGTCCCCAATTCAATGTCAACATCAATATCCACATAGGAAACGGGTCCGGCGGGACAACTCCCGTCACACCCACAGACTTGATGCATGTAGACTCTAAACTCCCCTTTGGAGTAGACTCTAAACTCCCCTTTGGAGTAGACTCTAAACTCCCCTTTGGAGAGGAAGAGCAGTCCTTTAGCATCCCACAGCAAGAAGCCGGCAAACAATCACTGACGTCAGTGCAGGAAACTGCAAGTTACAGTTCATGA